In Afipia sp. GAS231, a single window of DNA contains:
- a CDS encoding ABC transporter substrate-binding protein — translation MIKYLASASLLLAGAYLTAGPALSADPGITDTEILIGDVEPLTGPPALLGVAASIGHKIAIAEANVAGGINGRKIKYVLEDDGYVTARTIQGVKKVIDVDKVFAMLGISGSGQSIAVMPVLEKAGIPTVIDVAPVKFLWEPPRKNVFVVGQSYEEGIIHLVNYLADRNPGKKWGLITQDDDYGITVRDGFDTVVRAKKLNVVYSGNYKKGQQDFSSDMLQLKDSGAEVFLAGGIIGENIAMMKELEKLNIKPVTGIFWPGRVEPVLKLMGPAGDGIYAVDYVEPFAGTAGKAFLEKAKGLLPEAEMKGINRYSMTGYAAAKVLIEAIGRCGKDPTWACTIAELEKTKNVETGVMAPITFGPGVRFSNQRLQIMQAETATLSFKPVN, via the coding sequence ATGATCAAATATCTGGCGAGCGCGTCGCTGCTGCTCGCGGGCGCGTATCTCACGGCCGGCCCTGCGCTTTCCGCCGATCCCGGTATCACCGATACCGAAATCCTGATCGGCGACGTCGAGCCCCTCACCGGCCCACCGGCGCTGCTCGGCGTGGCCGCTTCGATCGGCCACAAAATCGCGATCGCGGAAGCCAACGTCGCCGGCGGCATCAACGGCCGCAAGATCAAGTATGTGCTGGAAGACGACGGCTACGTCACCGCCCGCACTATCCAGGGCGTCAAGAAGGTGATCGATGTCGACAAGGTGTTTGCGATGCTCGGTATCTCCGGCTCGGGTCAATCCATCGCCGTGATGCCGGTGCTGGAAAAGGCGGGCATCCCCACCGTCATCGACGTGGCGCCGGTCAAATTCCTCTGGGAACCGCCGCGCAAGAACGTGTTCGTGGTCGGGCAATCCTACGAGGAAGGCATCATCCACCTCGTCAATTATCTCGCCGACAGGAACCCCGGCAAGAAATGGGGCCTGATCACCCAGGACGACGATTACGGCATCACCGTGCGCGACGGCTTCGATACCGTGGTCAGGGCCAAGAAGCTCAACGTGGTCTACAGCGGCAACTACAAGAAGGGCCAGCAGGATTTCTCGTCCGACATGCTGCAACTGAAGGATTCCGGCGCCGAGGTGTTTTTGGCCGGTGGCATCATCGGCGAGAACATCGCGATGATGAAGGAACTGGAGAAGCTCAACATCAAGCCTGTCACGGGCATCTTCTGGCCCGGACGGGTCGAGCCGGTGCTGAAGCTGATGGGTCCGGCCGGCGACGGCATCTACGCCGTCGACTATGTCGAACCGTTCGCGGGCACTGCCGGCAAGGCGTTTCTGGAAAAGGCCAAGGGCCTGCTTCCGGAAGCCGAGATGAAAGGCATCAACCGCTACAGCATGACCGGCTATGCCGCCGCAAAAGTACTGATCGAGGCGATCGGGCGTTGCGGCAAGGACCCGACCTGGGCCTGCACCATCGCTGAACTGGAAAAGACCAAAAACGTCGAAACCGGCGTCATGGCGCCGATTACCTTTGGCCCCGGCGTCCGGTTCTCGAACCAGAGGCTGCAGATCATGCAGGCTGAAACGGCAACGCTGAGCTTCAAGCCGGTGAACTGA
- a CDS encoding acyl-CoA dehydrogenase family protein, with translation MNVKPTDVRAQSDSEFQFSEQPQLSEELRMLREQVRRFVEKEVVPHGEQWERDGKIPREIYRRMGALGFLGMRHSAEYGGTDMGALASMVWAEELGRSTFGGFTSSVLVHTDMSAVHITLRGTPEQKRKYLPAIIRGETICSIAVTEPDAGSDVAGLKTRARRDGDCWVINGSKMFITNAVYGDILIVAARTDPAAKGSRGISLFIVERTTPGISVTKLDKHGWLCSDTAEIGFQEVRIPAGNLLGEENRGFYGIMETFENERICIGGICAGESAKAIELTTNYVKSRQAFGGPLWNQQAVRLKLASLATKAAAARALAYHAAELVEAGKPCPREVSMVKALSPEVLHEVVHGCLQLHGGTGFMRGTPIERMVRDARVLTIGGGATEVMLEEVAKRM, from the coding sequence ATGAACGTCAAGCCAACCGATGTCCGCGCCCAGTCCGACAGTGAATTCCAATTCTCGGAGCAGCCGCAGTTATCCGAGGAGTTGCGGATGCTGCGCGAGCAGGTGCGGCGGTTCGTCGAGAAGGAAGTGGTGCCGCATGGCGAGCAGTGGGAGCGCGACGGCAAGATCCCGCGCGAGATCTACCGGCGCATGGGCGCGCTCGGTTTCCTCGGCATGCGGCATTCGGCCGAATACGGCGGCACCGATATGGGCGCGCTGGCGTCGATGGTGTGGGCCGAGGAACTCGGACGTTCGACCTTCGGCGGTTTCACCTCGTCGGTGCTGGTTCATACCGACATGTCGGCGGTCCACATCACGCTGCGCGGCACGCCTGAGCAGAAGCGGAAATATCTTCCTGCGATTATCCGCGGCGAGACGATCTGCTCGATCGCAGTGACCGAGCCCGATGCGGGTTCCGACGTCGCCGGGCTGAAGACGCGGGCACGCCGCGACGGCGATTGCTGGGTGATCAACGGCTCGAAGATGTTCATCACCAATGCGGTCTACGGCGATATCCTGATCGTCGCGGCGCGCACCGATCCTGCCGCCAAGGGCAGCCGCGGTATCTCGCTGTTCATCGTCGAGAGGACGACGCCCGGCATATCCGTGACAAAACTCGACAAGCACGGCTGGCTTTGCTCCGACACCGCCGAGATCGGGTTTCAGGAAGTGCGGATCCCCGCCGGAAACCTGCTGGGCGAGGAGAACCGCGGCTTCTACGGCATCATGGAAACCTTCGAGAACGAGCGCATCTGCATTGGCGGCATCTGCGCCGGCGAGTCCGCCAAGGCGATCGAGCTCACCACGAACTATGTGAAGAGCCGGCAGGCCTTCGGCGGCCCGCTGTGGAACCAGCAGGCGGTACGGCTCAAGCTCGCCTCGCTCGCCACCAAGGCCGCGGCCGCCCGGGCGCTCGCCTATCATGCTGCGGAGCTCGTCGAGGCCGGCAAGCCCTGTCCGCGCGAAGTGTCGATGGTGAAAGCGCTGTCGCCGGAAGTGCTGCACGAGGTCGTGCATGGCTGCCTGCAGCTGCATGGCGGCACCGGTTTCATGCGCGGCACGCCGATCGAGCGGATGGTGCGCGATGCGCGGGTGCTGACCATCGGCGGCGGCGCCACCGAGGTCATGCTGGAAGAGGTCGCCAAGCGGATGTGA
- a CDS encoding alpha/beta hydrolase, producing the protein MARAAQDITPAPIDRAIARIRAVYRNWNRDTTVAQMRSDWDAAFGGTMAPVKCEQVTAGGVDGEWILPADAPKDRAILYFHGGGFRIGSVTSHRDLIAQIALASGCRVLAINYRLAPEHRFPAALDDALAAYDWMLQQGLKPANIAFAGDSAGGNLALAAMLALCDNKRPLPAAAALMSPWTDLAATGASYLSRAEADPIHQRAMILALAKNYLGGEGDPRDPLVSPLYADFAGLPPLLIQVGDRETVLDDSVMLAGKARAAGVTVDLQVWNGMIHVFQMFGGELAEAHRAVADIALFLDRHLHLKAERASP; encoded by the coding sequence ATGGCACGCGCGGCTCAAGACATCACGCCGGCTCCGATCGATCGGGCGATCGCGCGTATCCGCGCGGTGTACCGGAACTGGAACCGCGACACGACCGTGGCGCAGATGCGCAGCGACTGGGATGCTGCTTTCGGCGGTACGATGGCTCCAGTGAAGTGCGAGCAAGTTACTGCGGGCGGTGTTGACGGTGAATGGATATTGCCGGCCGACGCGCCGAAGGACAGGGCCATTCTTTACTTCCATGGCGGCGGCTTTCGGATCGGCTCGGTCACCTCGCACCGCGACCTGATCGCGCAGATCGCTTTGGCCAGCGGCTGTCGTGTGCTCGCCATCAATTATCGTCTGGCGCCGGAGCATCGATTCCCGGCTGCGCTTGATGATGCGCTCGCGGCCTACGACTGGATGCTGCAGCAGGGATTGAAGCCCGCCAATATCGCCTTTGCCGGAGATTCCGCCGGCGGCAATCTCGCGCTCGCCGCGATGCTGGCGTTGTGCGATAACAAGCGCCCGCTACCGGCGGCGGCTGCGCTGATGTCGCCCTGGACCGATCTGGCGGCGACCGGCGCGAGTTATCTAAGCCGAGCCGAGGCCGATCCGATCCATCAGCGTGCGATGATCCTGGCGCTGGCGAAGAATTATCTGGGCGGAGAGGGCGATCCTCGGGATCCTCTAGTCTCGCCGCTCTACGCCGATTTCGCGGGCTTGCCGCCGCTCTTGATCCAGGTCGGCGACCGCGAAACCGTCCTGGACGATTCCGTGATGTTGGCGGGCAAAGCGCGCGCCGCCGGTGTCACGGTTGATCTGCAGGTCTGGAATGGCATGATCCATGTCTTCCAGATGTTCGGTGGGGAACTTGCCGAGGCGCATCGGGCCGTCGCCGACATCGCCTTGTTTCTCGACCGGCACCTCCATCTCAAAGCCGAAAGGGCATCGCCATGA
- a CDS encoding SDR family NAD(P)-dependent oxidoreductase — MPSGSTLLPFGRLDGRRAFVSGGAHGIGAAIVRSFAGAGAKVVIGDLDITTASELAGQVGAAAVKLDVSDTGMVQQAMAQQGPFDIIVNNAGLDQHAFFTDTTPEDWVKLLAVNLVSALACTHAALPAMQAAGFGRIINITSEAARLGSRGGAVYSAAKGGVIAFTKSIARENARFGITANSIAPGPIRTPMLEAAVAKGGDKILHAMTDATLLRRLGEPEEVAAAARFLASDQAAYITGETIGVSGGMGVGG, encoded by the coding sequence GTGCCTTCTGGCAGCACCTTGTTGCCCTTCGGGCGGCTCGACGGCCGTCGCGCCTTCGTCTCGGGTGGCGCGCACGGTATCGGCGCGGCAATCGTGCGAAGCTTTGCGGGCGCCGGCGCAAAGGTCGTGATCGGTGATCTCGACATTACAACGGCATCGGAACTGGCAGGGCAGGTCGGCGCGGCCGCGGTCAAGCTCGATGTCAGCGACACCGGCATGGTGCAGCAGGCCATGGCACAGCAGGGGCCGTTCGATATCATCGTCAACAATGCCGGCCTCGATCAACACGCGTTTTTTACCGACACCACGCCGGAAGACTGGGTGAAGCTGCTTGCGGTCAATCTGGTTTCAGCTCTTGCATGCACCCATGCCGCGCTGCCGGCGATGCAGGCGGCCGGCTTTGGACGCATCATCAACATCACGTCGGAAGCGGCCCGGCTCGGCTCCAGGGGCGGCGCTGTCTATTCCGCCGCCAAGGGCGGTGTGATCGCCTTCACCAAAAGCATCGCGCGTGAAAATGCGCGCTTCGGCATCACCGCCAATTCAATTGCGCCGGGCCCGATCCGGACGCCAATGCTGGAAGCGGCCGTCGCAAAGGGCGGCGACAAGATCCTGCACGCCATGACCGATGCCACGCTGTTGCGGCGTCTCGGCGAGCCCGAGGAAGTCGCTGCCGCCGCGCGCTTCCTGGCGTCCGATCAAGCGGCCTATATCACCGGCGAAACCATCGGCGTATCGGGCGGCATGGGAGTGGGCGGCTGA
- a CDS encoding enoyl-CoA hydratase/isomerase family protein: MIDTGPVLLDIADGIARLRLNRPDAANGMSAELLSALCDAIMVCHGQPDLRVLILSGEGANFCAGGDVRAFAAKGEKLPAYIRQATAYLQNAVTGLLRLEAPVIASVHGFAAGGGGFGLVCASDIVIAGASAKFLAGATRVAMAPDAGVSVTLSRLVGLRRAMSILLTNPVISAPEALEMGIVTKVVADEELSEASLALARELAAGAPKALAATKRLVWAGSGSSIEQCLSEEARTVSELSGMADAREGLAAVIERRKPKFTGR, translated from the coding sequence ATGATCGACACGGGACCTGTTTTGCTCGATATCGCCGACGGCATCGCGCGGTTGCGGCTCAACCGGCCAGATGCGGCCAACGGCATGAGCGCAGAACTCTTGAGCGCGCTGTGCGACGCCATCATGGTCTGCCACGGCCAGCCGGATCTGCGCGTGTTGATCCTGAGCGGCGAGGGTGCGAATTTCTGTGCCGGCGGTGATGTCCGTGCTTTTGCGGCCAAGGGCGAAAAATTGCCGGCCTATATCCGCCAGGCCACCGCTTACCTGCAGAACGCGGTAACGGGGTTGTTACGGTTGGAAGCACCCGTGATCGCTTCGGTACATGGCTTTGCCGCGGGCGGCGGTGGCTTCGGTCTGGTTTGCGCCTCCGATATCGTGATCGCTGGCGCATCCGCCAAATTCCTGGCCGGTGCGACGCGGGTGGCGATGGCGCCGGATGCCGGCGTCTCCGTCACGCTGTCGCGGCTGGTCGGCTTGCGCCGCGCAATGTCGATTCTGTTGACCAATCCGGTCATATCAGCGCCCGAGGCGCTGGAGATGGGCATCGTCACCAAGGTCGTGGCTGACGAAGAACTAAGTGAGGCGTCACTGGCGCTTGCGCGGGAGCTGGCGGCCGGCGCGCCGAAGGCGCTGGCTGCGACCAAGCGACTGGTCTGGGCCGGGTCCGGCAGCAGTATCGAACAATGCCTGTCCGAGGAGGCGCGGACCGTCTCTGAACTTTCGGGCATGGCCGACGCGCGCGAGGGCCTTGCCGCCGTCATCGAACGGCGCAAGCCGAAGTTTACGGGGCGCTAG
- a CDS encoding aromatic-ring-hydroxylating dioxygenase subunit beta, which produces MLSRESSATLMSAVTAFIYKEARFQDEHQYEAWEALWTDDGVYWVPANGADIDPEKEMSIIYDNRSRISLRVKQLLTGKHHTQTPQSRLRRLVSNIELLEDQADGDIAVASNSMIFESSLRDDTIWAARNEYRLRYVDGELRMAYKKVILVNNEKALFTLSFLI; this is translated from the coding sequence ATGCTGTCGCGCGAGAGCAGTGCCACGCTGATGAGCGCGGTGACCGCCTTCATCTACAAGGAGGCGCGATTCCAGGACGAGCATCAATACGAGGCCTGGGAAGCATTATGGACGGATGACGGGGTCTATTGGGTGCCGGCCAACGGCGCCGATATCGATCCCGAGAAGGAAATGTCGATCATTTACGACAACCGCTCGCGCATCTCGCTGCGGGTCAAGCAATTGCTCACAGGTAAGCACCATACCCAGACGCCGCAGTCGCGGCTGCGGCGCCTGGTCTCCAATATCGAGCTGCTCGAGGACCAAGCGGACGGCGACATCGCAGTTGCCAGCAACAGCATGATCTTCGAATCGAGCCTGCGCGACGACACGATCTGGGCCGCCCGCAACGAATACCGGCTGCGCTATGTCGATGGCGAACTGCGGATGGCCTACAAGAAGGTGATCTTGGTCAACAACGAGAAGGCGCTGTTTACGCTTTCGTTCCTCATCTAG
- a CDS encoding Rieske 2Fe-2S domain-containing protein: MNVMPRASQWGELIRPDRVHGSLYSDPAIFEAELQNIWYRTWVYVGHESEVPKANDYIVKSIGPQSVIMTRDEQGKVNLLLNRCSHRGNQVCSYDKGNARSFTCPFHSWTFANDGRLVGYAFPDGYEGQDRTKLALGRVTRVQSYRGFVFGSFAAEGPTLEEHLGGAAETIDRLVRTSPEGEVEVTAGFLKHRVKANWKFILENECDGYHPAFVHSSIFGVADSAIGKLYGGASTALTRDYGNGHTEIDLRPEFRKRDVPMSWFGTTEERLPDYTARMKAAYGDQQAREIMIDGTPHVMIFPNLFIAEIQMFVIQPLAVADSVQHVTALQFKGVPDMNRRLRQQTMGSVGPAGLLLADDSEMYERCHRGVLARSPEWIFLGRGEKREHQDELGFKVGHVTDEVPSRGIWRHYRKLMEPV, from the coding sequence ATGAACGTCATGCCGCGCGCGTCGCAATGGGGGGAACTGATCCGGCCGGACCGGGTGCATGGCTCGCTCTATAGCGATCCCGCGATCTTCGAGGCCGAACTGCAGAACATCTGGTACCGCACCTGGGTCTATGTCGGGCACGAGAGCGAGGTTCCCAAAGCCAACGATTACATCGTCAAGTCGATCGGCCCGCAATCGGTCATCATGACGCGCGACGAGCAGGGCAAGGTCAACCTGCTGCTCAACCGCTGTTCGCACCGTGGCAATCAGGTCTGCTCCTACGACAAAGGCAATGCGCGATCCTTTACCTGCCCGTTCCATTCCTGGACCTTTGCCAATGACGGCCGTCTGGTCGGCTATGCCTTCCCGGACGGCTATGAAGGCCAGGACCGAACAAAGCTGGCGCTCGGCCGCGTCACGCGCGTGCAGTCCTATCGCGGCTTTGTATTTGGCTCGTTCGCTGCTGAAGGCCCGACGCTGGAAGAGCATCTCGGCGGCGCGGCCGAGACCATCGATCGCCTGGTCCGCACCTCGCCGGAAGGCGAGGTCGAGGTCACCGCGGGATTCCTGAAGCATCGCGTCAAGGCCAACTGGAAATTCATCCTGGAAAACGAATGCGACGGCTACCATCCGGCATTCGTGCATTCCTCGATCTTCGGCGTCGCCGACAGCGCGATCGGAAAACTCTACGGCGGCGCTTCCACCGCGTTGACGCGCGACTACGGCAACGGCCATACCGAAATCGATCTGCGCCCCGAGTTTCGCAAGCGCGATGTGCCGATGAGCTGGTTCGGCACCACGGAAGAGCGGCTGCCGGACTACACCGCGCGCATGAAGGCCGCCTATGGCGATCAGCAGGCGCGCGAGATCATGATCGACGGCACGCCGCATGTGATGATCTTTCCGAACCTGTTCATCGCGGAAATACAGATGTTCGTGATTCAGCCGCTTGCGGTCGCCGACAGCGTGCAGCATGTCACGGCATTGCAGTTCAAGGGCGTGCCCGACATGAACCGGCGTTTGCGCCAGCAGACCATGGGATCGGTGGGGCCGGCCGGATTGCTGCTGGCCGATGATTCCGAGATGTACGAGCGTTGCCATCGCGGCGTCCTGGCGCGCAGTCCCGAATGGATATTCCTGGGCCGTGGCGAAAAACGCGAACATCAGGATGAACTCGGCTTCAAGGTCGGCCATGTCACCGACGAGGTGCCTTCACGCGGCATCTGGCGCCATTATCGCAAGCTGATGGAGCCGGTGTAA
- a CDS encoding enoyl-CoA hydratase-related protein, producing MESRNSADLARAFYAALADGNRIQLDALLHPEFTGRTAEGMPFGIGGDHDSPATMRRNAWGTIARHFEARVEPERFLDLADGRLLVTGRYRGHGKQSGAPLDAAFAHLITIEQERIKVLEQYTDTARWHDAAGPLRTILLDFADGVATLRLNRPDKGNAIDTTMASDLAEAATQIAERPDVRAVLIAGNGPNFTVGGDLGLFAGTAREQLPDRLRRMIDSYHLAIERLTSIDAPVVAAVRGGAGGGGLGLLYAADIVVAADDSRFALGYGALGLTADGGNTWFLPRMVGMRRAQQLFLLNRRLTAQEALEFGLISRLASSDDVEAEAATIAATLAAGPTRAYGAVRRMLRQSFETGLSDQLDAERDSIVAASSTDDAQEGIAAFVTKRRPRFRGG from the coding sequence ATGGAAAGCCGTAATTCTGCCGACCTCGCACGCGCGTTCTATGCCGCGCTCGCGGACGGCAACCGCATCCAGCTCGACGCCCTGCTCCATCCGGAATTCACCGGCCGCACGGCCGAGGGAATGCCGTTCGGCATCGGCGGTGATCATGACAGTCCGGCGACAATGCGGCGCAACGCCTGGGGAACCATCGCCCGGCACTTCGAGGCGCGGGTCGAACCGGAGCGTTTTCTTGATCTCGCCGACGGCCGCCTGCTGGTGACCGGCCGTTACCGCGGCCACGGCAAGCAGAGCGGCGCGCCGCTCGATGCCGCGTTCGCGCACCTGATCACGATCGAGCAGGAGCGCATCAAGGTGCTGGAGCAATATACCGACACCGCGCGCTGGCATGATGCGGCCGGTCCTTTGCGGACCATACTGCTCGATTTCGCCGACGGTGTCGCGACATTACGGTTGAACCGCCCGGACAAGGGCAACGCGATCGATACCACCATGGCCAGCGATCTCGCCGAGGCCGCGACGCAGATCGCGGAAAGGCCTGATGTTCGCGCCGTGCTGATCGCGGGCAACGGACCCAATTTCACGGTCGGCGGCGACCTCGGCCTGTTTGCAGGCACAGCGCGCGAGCAATTGCCGGACCGGCTTCGCCGCATGATCGACAGCTATCATCTGGCGATCGAGCGGCTGACGAGTATCGATGCGCCGGTCGTGGCGGCCGTACGCGGTGGCGCCGGTGGCGGCGGGCTTGGACTGCTCTATGCCGCCGATATCGTCGTCGCGGCGGATGATTCGAGATTCGCCCTTGGCTATGGCGCGTTGGGTCTCACCGCAGATGGCGGCAATACCTGGTTCTTGCCACGCATGGTCGGGATGCGGCGGGCGCAGCAACTCTTTCTGCTCAACCGCCGCTTGACCGCGCAGGAGGCATTGGAGTTCGGATTGATATCGCGTCTCGCATCGTCTGATGACGTGGAAGCCGAAGCAGCGACTATCGCAGCAACGCTCGCTGCAGGCCCGACACGGGCTTACGGCGCCGTCCGCCGCATGCTGCGTCAATCGTTCGAGACAGGCCTGTCCGATCAACTCGACGCCGAAAGGGATTCGATCGTCGCCGCCAGCAGCACAGATGACGCTCAAGAGGGAATTGCCGCCTTTGTCACCAAACGCCGCCCAAGATTCCGCGGCGGATAA
- a CDS encoding SDR family NAD(P)-dependent oxidoreductase yields MSKTVIVTGASQGIGAGAVKAFLDKGYNVVATSRSVTKSKELPASPKLALVDGDIGDASVAAKVAQTAISKFGSIDALVNNAGIFFPKAFTDYTGEDLKKLSSTNLEGYLYVTQFAVKQMLAQKSGGSVVGVTSSLVENPIAGLNVSVPMITKGGLDAMTRNLAVEYAKQGIRFNTVAPGMVDTPLHKDDPAEFLKTLAPLGTISSVKDIVDAIVYLTEAQNVTGESLHVDGGAHSGRW; encoded by the coding sequence ATGAGTAAGACAGTTATCGTAACGGGTGCTTCACAGGGTATCGGTGCAGGCGCTGTAAAGGCCTTTCTGGACAAGGGCTATAACGTCGTCGCAACGTCGCGTAGTGTTACCAAGTCGAAGGAATTGCCGGCGTCCCCCAAGCTCGCGTTGGTTGATGGCGACATCGGCGATGCATCTGTGGCCGCGAAGGTGGCCCAAACCGCGATCAGCAAGTTCGGTTCTATCGATGCGCTGGTCAACAATGCCGGCATCTTCTTTCCCAAGGCATTCACCGATTACACGGGTGAAGATCTGAAAAAGTTGTCGTCAACCAATCTGGAAGGCTATCTCTACGTCACGCAGTTTGCAGTGAAGCAGATGCTGGCCCAGAAGTCGGGTGGCAGTGTTGTCGGCGTCACGTCGTCGCTGGTTGAGAATCCTATCGCGGGCCTGAATGTTTCGGTGCCGATGATTACCAAGGGCGGCCTCGATGCCATGACCCGTAACCTGGCGGTCGAATACGCGAAGCAAGGTATCCGTTTCAACACGGTTGCGCCCGGCATGGTCGATACGCCATTGCATAAGGACGATCCGGCGGAATTCCTGAAAACTCTAGCGCCGCTGGGCACGATTTCCAGCGTCAAGGACATCGTCGATGCCATCGTCTATCTGACCGAAGCCCAGAACGTTACAGGGGAATCCCTGCACGTCGATGGCGGCGCGCATTCCGGCAGGTGGTAA
- a CDS encoding carboxymuconolactone decarboxylase family protein: MKAFRKKFGFISNLMATFANSPSVLNGYLALDTAWESSSLSATDRQIILLTASVENRCLYGTAAHATVLKAMKLDVAVIKAIRCRKSLPDERLDALVALTRELVKERGFVAESVKERFFKARYNEATMMEVLIGVALKTMSNYLDHLNPISIDPVFRAEANESISN, from the coding sequence ATGAAAGCCTTTCGGAAGAAGTTCGGGTTTATCTCGAATCTGATGGCGACCTTCGCTAATTCGCCATCGGTTCTGAATGGCTATCTTGCGCTTGATACGGCTTGGGAAAGCTCGTCGCTCTCTGCAACGGACAGGCAGATCATCCTCCTTACCGCTTCGGTTGAAAATAGGTGCCTCTACGGCACGGCGGCTCATGCCACGGTGCTGAAGGCAATGAAACTCGACGTCGCGGTCATCAAGGCAATTCGCTGCAGGAAATCGCTGCCCGATGAAAGGCTGGATGCGCTGGTTGCATTGACTCGAGAACTGGTCAAAGAGCGCGGCTTCGTCGCCGAAAGTGTCAAGGAGCGATTTTTTAAGGCGAGGTACAACGAAGCCACAATGATGGAGGTTCTAATCGGCGTCGCCCTTAAGACGATGAGTAATTACCTCGATCACCTGAATCCGATTTCGATCGATCCGGTGTTTCGAGCAGAAGCCAACGAATCTATCAGCAACTAA
- a CDS encoding organic hydroperoxide resistance protein, with product MPTKVLYQTNAKATGGRVGHAATADGNLTVDLTRPKELGGNGAAGTNPEQLFAAGYAACFLSSMQYVAAQGGPKVTADASVTATVGIGPRADGGFGLDVALAIYAPGLTKADAETLVQKAHHVCPYSDATRGSLNVRLNIVDAAQ from the coding sequence ATGCCGACCAAAGTCCTGTACCAAACCAACGCCAAGGCGACCGGCGGCCGTGTTGGCCACGCTGCCACTGCAGACGGAAACCTGACTGTCGACCTCACCAGACCCAAGGAACTGGGCGGCAATGGTGCCGCCGGTACTAATCCGGAGCAGTTGTTTGCTGCCGGTTATGCGGCCTGTTTCCTGAGCTCGATGCAGTACGTTGCCGCTCAAGGTGGCCCGAAAGTGACCGCCGACGCCAGCGTCACAGCAACAGTGGGGATCGGTCCGCGCGCCGATGGCGGTTTTGGCCTTGACGTCGCCCTCGCAATTTACGCGCCTGGGTTGACGAAGGCCGATGCCGAAACCCTGGTGCAAAAGGCTCATCACGTTTGCCCCTACTCGGATGCAACGCGCGGCAGCCTCAACGTGCGCCTGAACATCGTCGACGCAGCTCAGTGA
- a CDS encoding LysR family transcriptional regulator has product MADLNDIAVFVRVAQFESFSRAAHALGMPVSTVSRKVAALEAELGVTLLQRTTRKLALTSQGRNYFNQCSEPLNLLFDAERVLTQTQKKPEGSLKISVPVVLGQGPFLEFISDFLKNYPRINIDLFITNVFLDLIAENVDVGIRFGELKDSTLIAKKLGSQVRYVVASPEYLRDRKPPTKPEDLKLHQCVLLNGKNSEAEWELLNGRKRARIRVSGPISSRDFQSVSTFVYRGHGVGFLPSTYCNDKIRKGELLRLLPGWTSKELDVHTVYPTRDFLPSRLHVFLEALRAWKSPPWG; this is encoded by the coding sequence ATGGCCGATTTGAATGATATCGCTGTTTTCGTGAGGGTTGCGCAGTTCGAAAGCTTCAGTCGCGCAGCACACGCCCTTGGCATGCCCGTTTCTACGGTCAGCCGGAAAGTCGCAGCGCTTGAGGCGGAACTGGGCGTAACGCTGCTGCAAAGGACGACGCGCAAGCTTGCGCTCACTTCACAAGGTCGGAATTATTTCAATCAATGCAGCGAACCGCTTAACCTGCTGTTCGACGCGGAACGGGTTTTGACACAGACCCAAAAGAAACCGGAGGGGTCACTCAAAATCTCCGTGCCCGTGGTTTTAGGGCAAGGCCCGTTTCTCGAATTTATTTCTGATTTTCTGAAAAACTATCCGCGCATCAATATCGATCTTTTCATCACCAACGTGTTTTTGGATTTGATCGCTGAAAATGTGGATGTTGGCATTCGCTTTGGCGAATTGAAAGACTCAACGTTGATTGCAAAAAAGCTTGGCAGCCAAGTCCGTTATGTTGTCGCTTCTCCCGAATATTTGAGAGATCGGAAACCTCCAACCAAACCCGAAGACCTCAAACTGCATCAGTGTGTCTTGCTCAATGGCAAAAATAGCGAAGCGGAGTGGGAATTACTGAATGGACGCAAACGCGCCAGAATTCGTGTTTCAGGCCCCATTTCGAGCCGAGATTTCCAATCAGTCAGTACGTTTGTTTACAGAGGGCACGGCGTAGGTTTTCTGCCTTCGACCTATTGCAACGACAAGATCAGAAAAGGTGAGCTCTTGAGGTTGCTGCCTGGCTGGACTTCCAAGGAACTCGACGTCCATACCGTCTACCCCACAAGAGACTTCCTTCCTTCAAGGCTCCATGTATTTCTCGAAGCACTGAGGGCTTGGAAAAGCCCACCGTGGGGTTAA